One genomic region from Hirundo rustica isolate bHirRus1 chromosome 5, bHirRus1.pri.v3, whole genome shotgun sequence encodes:
- the LBX2 gene encoding transcription factor LBX2: protein MTSAGEAAGSPPLPAAVGGHRRSPLDRLPPPANTTKPLTPFGIEDILGRPRGGSPPGTGTGPAAPPAPTGPRGGGGGCAPASPLWALEELASKTFQGLELGMLQAAGGPSPPGASGPRPPCRKRRKSRTAFTAQQLRELEQRFRRQRYLSPVDRDALAARLALSAAQVITWFQNRRAKLKRDLEELRADVASLQALPPAALQQLAGLPEPPGAPGTATGTTEPAELSEEEIDVAD from the exons ATGACCTCGGCGGGGGAGGCGGCCGGTTCCCCCCCGCTGCCCGCCGCGGTCGGCGGCCACCGGCGGAGCCCCCTGGACCGGCTCCCGCCCCCCGCCAACACCACCAAACCGCTGACCCCCTTCGGCATCGAGGACATCCTGGGACGCCCCCGCGGCGGGAGCCCCCCCGGGACCGGCACCGGTCCCgccgccccccccgccccgacagggccccgcggcggcggcggcggctgcgccCCGGCCTCGCCGCTCTGGGCGCTGGAGGAACTCGCCAGTAAAACcttccaagggctggagctgggaatgctgcaggcGGCCGGAG GTCCGTCCCCGCCGGGCGCCTCGGGCCCGCGCCCTCCCTGCAGGAAGCGTCGCAAGTCCCGGACCGCGTTCACGGCGCAGCAGCTGCGGGAGCTGGAGCAACGATTCCGGCGGCAGCGCTACCTCTCCCCGGTGGACCGGGACGCGCTGGCGGCTCGGCTGGCGCTCTCCGCCGCCCAGGTCATCACCTGGTTCCAGAACCGCCGCGCAAAGCTCAAGCGGGacctggaggagctgcgggCGGACGTGGCCTCGCTGCAAGCGCTGCCCCCCGccgccctgcagcagctggcgGGGCTGCCCGAGCCGCCGGGGGCTCCCGGTACCGCCACCGGGACCACGGAGCCCGCCGAGCTCTCGGAGGAGGAGATCGACGTGGCGGACTGA